Proteins encoded in a region of the Ancylobacter sp. SL191 genome:
- the rpsD gene encoding 30S ribosomal protein S4 — MSKRVSAKHKLDRRMGENIWGRPKSPINKREYGPGQHGQRRKGKLSDFGVQLRAKQKLKGYYASIGEKQFHAIYVEASRLKGDTGANLIGLLERRLDAVVYRAKFVPTVFAARQFVSHGHVKVNGQRVNIPSYKVKVGDVIEVKEASKQLALVIEAAASGERDVPDYLEVDGHKMTAKFARVPELNEVPYPVVMEPNLVVEYYSR, encoded by the coding sequence ATGAGCAAGCGCGTTTCGGCCAAGCACAAGCTTGACCGCCGTATGGGCGAGAATATCTGGGGTCGCCCGAAGAGCCCCATCAACAAGCGTGAATACGGCCCGGGCCAGCACGGCCAGCGCCGCAAGGGCAAGCTTTCCGACTTCGGCGTGCAGCTGCGCGCCAAGCAGAAGCTCAAGGGCTACTACGCCTCGATCGGCGAGAAGCAGTTCCACGCGATCTATGTTGAAGCCTCGCGCCTCAAGGGCGACACCGGCGCCAACCTGATCGGCCTGCTGGAGCGCCGTCTCGACGCGGTCGTCTACCGCGCCAAGTTCGTTCCGACCGTCTTCGCCGCCCGCCAGTTCGTGAGCCACGGCCACGTCAAGGTGAACGGCCAGCGCGTCAACATCCCGAGCTACAAGGTCAAGGTCGGCGACGTGATCGAGGTCAAGGAAGCCTCGAAGCAGCTCGCCCTCGTCATCGAGGCCGCCGCCTCCGGTGAGCGCGACGTTCCGGACTATCTGGAAGTCGACGGCCACAAGATGACCGCCAAGTTCGCGCGCGTGCCCGAGCTCAACGAGGTGCCCTATCCGGTCGTGATGGAGCCCAACCTCGTGGTCGAGTATTATTCGCGCTGA